GAGGCGGTCGCAGTCTTTGGTGGCCAAGATGCCAGTCACAAAGGCAACCGCCGTTTCCAAGCTATCGAGGTAGTGGCGCAGGGCGCGGGCCGCGGTGGGATTGTGAGCGCCATCGAGCAGCAGGGGGCGGCCGCGCCACAGCACCCACTGCAGCCGCCCCGACCAGCGCGCGCGGGCCATGCCGGTCTCGATAGCAGCCAGCGGCACCGAGTAACCTTGCTGCTGCAGGCACTGCACGAGCGCAACGGCGATCGCGGAGTCGGTCAGCTGCACCTGCCCCGGCAGCGGTAGCGGATAGGTTACCCCCCTGGCGAACGCCCAGCGCTTGCCCTCGCGATCCGGGGGAAGCTCGCTGGCCGGCTTAACCCACCAGAGCGGGCACCCCAGCGCCGAGGCGCGCTCGGCAATCGCAGCCTGGGCGGGTTGGGGCATGGGGCCGATCGCCACTGGCCGCCCCGGTTTGAGGATGCCGGCTTTCTCGGTGGCAATCTCGGCGAGGGTATCGCCCAGCTGCTGCGAGTGCTCGCGGCTGATGGTGGTAATGGCGCTTGCCAAGGGCTGCTCGGCGGCATTGGTGGCATCGAGGCGGCCACCCAAGCCCACCTCCATGACGGCGACATCGACGCGCTGGCGCGCGAAATAGAGCCAGGCCGCCGCCGTGAGCAGCTCGAACTGCGTGGGCGGCTCGGCATCGGCCGGAATGGCATCGCGCACGCGCTGCAGTACCAGCGCCAGCCCCCAGTGCGGAATGGGCTGCTCGTTGAGGCAGATGCGCTCGCTCCAGTCGACTAGATGGGGCGAGGTGTAGCGCCCCACGCGGTAACCGGCGGCCGCCAAGACCGAAGACAGGTACGCGCAGACCGAGCCTTTGCCGTTGGTGCCGGTGACATGGACGAAGGGAACGGCGCGTTGGGGATCGTCCAGCCGGGCGAGCAAGCGCTCGATGCGATCGAGGCCCAGGCTAACCCCAAAGGGCTGGAACGACTGCAACAGCGCATCAACGCGCGCCACGGCCATTTGGCGGGGCGAGGGGAGCAGCTGCATGGCAACCGGGCAAGGGCACGTTCCAGCCCTCCAGCATAGTGCTACCCCGGCTTGCCGCGGCCGGCGTGCCGCTGCGGCATTCGCAGCCAGCCAGGGGATTTGCTAGGCTCTGGTCACGAAAGCGCATTCCGGGGCGAGCATGAAAGTACTGGTTCTAGGCGGAGACGGCTTTTGCGGCTGGCCCACCTCGCTGCACCTGTCCCGCAGCGGCCACGAGGTCATCATTGCCGACAACCTGGCCCGCCGCGACATCGACAACGAATTGGAAGCCAGCTCGCTGACTCCCATTGCGCCCATGGGCACGCGCCTGCAGGCCTGGCGCGAAGTCAGCGGGCGCGCCATTGACTTTCACCGCCTGGATGTGGCCGAAGACTACGACCAGCTGCTGCAGCTCATTCAAGACGAGCGCCCCGACGCCATCGTGCACTTTGCCGAGCAGCGGGCCGCGCCCTACTCCATGAAGTCCTCGGCCCACAAGCGCTACACCGTCAGCAACAATATCAACGCCACCCACAACACCCTCTGCGCCATTGCCGAATCGGGCCAGGACATCCACCTGGTGCACCTGGGGACCATGGGCGTCTACGGCTACGGCACCGCCGGGATCAAAATCCCCGAGGGCTATCTGGACGTCGAGATCGTCACCGAGGACGGCGATCGCGTGCCGCAGCAGATCCTGTACCCGCCCAACCCCGGCAGCGTCTACCACATGACCAAGACCCAGGACCAGCTGCTGTTCGCCTACTACAACAAAAACGATAACGTGCGCGTCACCGACCTGCACCAGGGTATCGTCTGGGGCACCGAGACCGAAGACACCCGGCGCGACCCGCGCCTGATCAACCGCTTCGACTACGACGGCGATTTCGGCACGGTACTCAACCGCTTTTTGATGCAGGCGGCGGTGGGCTACCCGCTGACCGTGCACGGCACCGGCGGTCAGACCCGGGCCTTTATCCACATCCAAAACACGGTGCGCTGCATCGAGCTGGCCCTGGCCTATCCGCCCGAGCATGGCGAGCGGGTCAAGATCCTCAACCAAATGACCGAGACCCACTGCATCCGCGATTTGGCCCAGCTGGTGGCGCAGCTCACCGGCGCCGAGATTGCCTACGTGGACAACCCGCGCAAGGAGGCGCTAGAAAACGACCTCTCGGTAGAGAACCGGCGGCTGCTGGATCTGGGCCTCGAGCCCAAAACCCTGGCCCAGGACTTGCTCAACGAGGTCACCGAAGTGGCCGGCAAGTACAAGCACCGCGCCGACCTGAGCAAAATCCCGTGCACTTCCACCTGGACCCCCCAGCAGTGCGCTGGCGTGCCCGAGGCCGCCCACCAGCGGCAAGGATGAGCGCGTCCGGGATGCGCTGTGGCGCGCGCTGCCGCCCAAATTGCGGTACTCGCTGCCGGCTTGTGGCTTGCCGGCAGCGCACTGATGCCGACTGTGGCAGCTGAGACTGATCCCGCTGCACCGGCGGCCAGGCGCGCCACCCTGGAGCAAGCGGCGCGCGCCTGGGAGCGCGGCGATGCTGCTGCCTTTGCCCGCGCGTTTGCCCCCCAAGGCGAGCTCATCGTGCCGGGGCAGCGTTGGGTCGGGCCCGAAGCCATCCGCCGAGCCTTTGAGGCCTTTGCTCAGGACAATAGCGACGTCCGCATCCGCATCCGGCGCCTGCTGCTCGATGGCGATGCGGCCGCGATCGAATGGGATTGGTCGCACCGGGTGCGCGCCACCGGCGAGCGCTACCGCGCCCAAGATGCCATTCTGGTGGACTTTCAGGGTGCGAAAATCGCGCGCTGGCGCGAGTACATCGACAGCGAATCTGCCAGCTAGCTGAGCGGCGCCTGCAGCTGCGCTTCGCACCGAGCGAGTCGGTGGCAGAGCGCGCGCATCAGGCCCCCCCTGAACGGCTTCTCCCACCTCGGATGCCTCTGCCATCAGGCGCTCGAACGCGACTGGGTCGAGGACGTGGAGCTGGCCGGGGCATCGACCACGGTGGCTGTGGGCAAGGTGACAGGGGAGCGCTCCGGGCCCATGCTACCTAGTCTGGGGTTGGGCCTGGGTTAGGACGCTACCGATAGGCTGGCCTCGCTCAGCAGGCGTTCCTCGCACCAGGCCAGACCGCCATCAAAGCACTCGAAGCAGCGGCACGTCGGGTCGTCTGCGGCGATCGCGCCGCCGCGGCGCAGCTGGGCCTCGAGCTCGGGAGCCAGAGCGGTATAGACCAGCGTGATACCGTGCTGCTGCGCCAGGATGCGGATGCGAGCCAAATTGTAAACACCGGTGGCGTCGGTGCCTTCCAAGCGGCGGGCATCGAGCACGATCAAGCTTGGGCGCTGCCCCTCGCTCGCGGTTGCCAGCGACCGGAACTGTACCAGCAAGCCATTCGCCGTGCCGAAAAAGAGGTAGCCGCGCAGGTGCAGGATGTGCAGGCGGTGGCCGCGCTCCTGGAGCCACTGCTGCACCGCTGGGGAACGCGTGCTCGAGCTCTGGGTAGTGGTGCCGTCGCTGGTGCCGCTGATGGCCCCTTGCCGGCTGTAGGCAACCAAAAAGATCAGCACCTGCAGCCCGAACCCAAGGGCCACGCCTTCCAAAAAGCCCCAAACGCCAATGGCAACCAACATTGCCACGATGACACCGTACTCGGCGCGCGCTAGCCGGAACCACGTCTGATAGCCCCACTGGATCAGCAGCGACAGGCCCAGATACAGCACTAGCGCGCCCAACACCGGTTTGGGCAGCACCGATAGGAACGTAGCGCCCACCACCAGCACGGCCACGCTCACTAGGGCGCAAATCAGACCCGTCAGGCGGGTGCTAGCCGACATTTTGGCGACCAGCAGCGTGCTGGGCAGGGCCTGGTTGCCAGCCATGCCGCTGCCCAGACCGGCCGCCACGTTGGCCAGTCCTACCGCGCTCAAGGTGCGGTCCAGATCGATGTCTTGCCCCACCGCCAGCTCGATGCCGTTTTTGGTCAGCACCAGCTCGAGCACGCAAATCAGCACGAGCGAGGCAATTCCATCCCAAGCTTGCAGTACGGCGCCCCAATCGATTGCGGCCAGCGCCTGCGGGGTCAGCGGCTGCCACACCCCGCCCGTAAAGGCCAGATCGAGCAGCCAGCCTTGCGCCCGGGCCGCCTCCAGCGGCATCCCGGTGCCCAGCAAGCCGGCGTAGAACGCCGCCACGAACGCCAGCAGGCTCAGCGGCACGACCGAAAAATGCTTGTAGCGCGCCGTGACCGCCAGCAGAACCAGGGCAAAGCCCACTCCCAGCAGCCAGCGCGGCAGCACTGTCGGCGCCAGCAGCGCAGGCAACGCTTCCCAGCTCGGTTGGATGCCCGTCATGACCTGCAGCGAGCCGGTCACCAGCAACCAGCCCGTGCCGGCCATGAAGCCGCCGATGACGGGATAAGGAATGCGCTGGATGCGATCACCCAGGCGGAGCACCCCCAGGGCCAGCAGCACCAGCCCCGACAGGAGCGTGCCCAGCGCGATCGCGGCCACAACCGTGACCAGCACCGTCGGCGAAGCGGCCGGCTCGCTGGCATGCAAGGCAATGCTGCCGGCCAGGGTTGCCAGGACAGCGGTGGGCGCAGCCAGCGGCGTCGTGATCGTGCCGGGGAAGGGGCCGGTGAGGGCCACGACGGCGCTGAGGGCGATGTTGCCAAAAATGGCGAGGCCGATGCCCACCGGTAAGTGAACGGCCAAATCCCCAGCAAAAACCAGCGCGGCGTAGGAAATGGCACGAATGACAGCAATAATGCCAGTCACCAGGCCAGCGCTCAGGCTAGGCAGCAGGTATTGCGGATCTAGCGCGCTCAGTGCCGCTGCCACCCAGCGGGACGGGGCGCGCTCCTGCGTGGAAGGAGAAGGAAAATCGGCCATGGCGGGGAAGCTCGCCGCATCCGGAACGCGAACGTAGCATGCTGGGTGCGGACCAGTGCGTAGCCTGTGCTACGAACTGAGCCCGATTCATTCGCCATCCCGCAGGGGCCCTCGAACGCTCGTATCGCCAGCTACATCGCGGCCGGCTGCACGGGTGTTAAGCTAGATTCGGCGGCTCGATCCGTCTGCCATGCTGTTTCAGCGCGCCCCTGCGGCCGGCGAGCGCTCCACTACGCTGGCGCTGCTGCTGTTGATTGCAGCGCTGATTGCGGTGGCGTTCGCCCCCATTTTCATTCGCCTGAGCGAGACCGAGTTGGGCCCCAATGCCACGGTTTTCAATCGCCTGTTCCTGTTTGCCCTGTTGTTTGGGGTGGGGCGCGCCGTCAGCCAGCGGTTGACCGGCCAGGGCGAGCCGACGGCACTGGCAGCGCCGAGCTGGCGCCAGGGGGCATTGCTTTTGGGGATGGGCCTGGTTGCCAGCGCCTCGCTGGTGCTGTGGGCCATCTCGCTGGCGCACACCAGCGTGGCCAAATCCATGCTGCTGAACAACCTCACCCCCATTTTCACCAGCCTGGGCGGGTGGCTGGTGCTGGGCCAGCGCTTCGACAGTCGGTTTCTGGCAGGCATGGCGATCGCGCTATCGGGGGCAACGGCGCTAGCGCTCGAGGACTGGGAAGGCGGCGAAGGGGTGCTGTTCGGCGATGCTTGCGCCTTCCTGTCGGCGGTTTTTCTGGGAATCTACTTTTTGCTGGTCGAGTTGCTGCGCGATCGCTTCTCGGCGACCACCATCCTGCTGTGGCGCTGCGCCGTCGGCAGCGTGCTGCTCGCGCCGGTGGTCTGGCTGAGCGAGGGGCAGTTTTTCCCCACCACGCTGACGGCGTGGCTAGGGGCGCTCGGACTGGGGCTCGTGAGTGAGGGCCTGGGGCAGCGCCTGCTGGCCGACAGTATGGACCGCTTCTCGGCCAGTTTCATTGCGGTCTTTTTGCTGCTGGAGCCGGCCATTAGCGCGCTGCTGGCGCTGCTGATCTTCTTCGAGCAGCCCAGCCCGCTGGCCTGGGTGGGGTTTCCGGTCATCCTGAGCGGGGTGTATCTGGCCAAATCCAGTGGGGCAACCGCCAGCCACGCCGAGCAGGTGTCGGCCGCCGAGGCCCCGGAGGGGGAGTACCAACAGGCCAGCAAGTAGGCGCGCCCAGTGCCGCCGGTAGCAGGGCTTGCTTTCGCTACGCTGTGGCTGCGCTACTGACCCGACCCATGTCTGCCACCGCTGCCACCGCGCAGGACCTGCTGCAACGCTACCGGGACCTCATCGACGATCCGGTGGCGTTCGAGGCCTGCATGGCCCGCCCCGTGCCCACCTGCGTCTGGGCCAATCCGGCCAAAGCTTCGCCCGAGGCGGTTGCCGGGCTGCTGCGGGATCGCGGCATCCCCTTCGAGCCGCTGGCGTGGTACCCCAACGCCTTCCGCTCCCGCGAGTGGGCCAAGCCAGGCGCAACGATCGCCTTCGCCGCCGGCTGGTACAACGTGCAGGAGGAAATCTCGCTGGCCGCCGTGCAGGCCCTGGACCCGCAGCCTGGCGAACGCGTGCTGGATCTGTGCGCCGCGCCGGGGGGCAAAACCATCCAAATCGCTGCGCGGCTGGCCGGTACGGGAACGGTCGTGGCCAACGAAGCCCAGGTGGCGCGCATGGCCAGCCTGCGGGCCATGCTGGATCGCATGGGCGCGCTCAACGTGGCGGTCACCAACAGCGATGGCCGGCACATCCCGCTGCCGCCGCAGTCGTTCGATCGGGTGCTGGTGGATGCTCCCTGTTCGGGCGAGGGCTCGACGCGCAAGGTGCGCGCCCACTGGCGGGGCTACACCCACCGCTACAGCCGGCGGATCGCGGTAACCCAGCGCAAGCTACTCGAGCGGGCCCTACAGCTGGTCAAGCCGGGCGGGGTGGTGGTTTACAGCACCTGCACCTTCGCCCCGGAAGAAAACGAAGCTCCTATCGATGCCGTCCTGGGCGATCGCGGCCAGCTGGAGTCAGCAGCCATCCCGCAGCTGCGCGGCATGGCAGGATTGCACCGCTGGGACGGGCAGTCCTTCCGCGCCGATTTGGCGCGCGCCCAGCGCTACTTCCCGCACTTCAACGATACGGGTGGCTTTTTTGTCGCCCGCATCCGCCGATCGGCGGCCGAGCAGCTGGAAAGCGCTCTTACTGCGGACGGTGCCCAGTCCCCACTGGCACCGCTGGCGGTTCCCGAAGCCTGGCACTGGTTTGGCGAGCGCTTTGGGCTGGCCCGCGCCGACGTGCCCCCGCTGCAGTTCTGGCACAAAGGCAGCGACAAGGTCTGGATGACCGATGCCGCTTGCCAACCGCCGGCGCAACCGCCGGTGCAGACCTTGGGCCTGCCCTTGGTGCGGTGCTTGCCAGTCGGCTACAAACCCACCACTAGCGCCCTGCAGCGCCTCGGGCCCCACATCGATCGCAACGCAATCGCCCTAGCCGATGCCGAGCAAGCGCAACGCTTTTTGCTGGCGCAGCCCCAGACGCTGGCGGCAACAGGGGAACCGGGCTACGTGCACGTGCGCTACGGCCCCTACGAGCTGGGATGCGGCTCCTACAAGCAGGGCGTGTTGCACTCGCAAATGCCCAAAAACCTGCGCACGAGCATCAATTTGGATGGCAGCGATGCCGCTTAAGCCGGCGTTGCCACCTTGCAGACTAAATTGCCGCCGATTTTGACAATCTCGCGCTCGAGCTCGGCCATGACGTGGCGCTCGCCGTAGGGAAAGTCCCCCTCGCGCTGGGCCCACAGGTTGGTGTAGAGCACCTCACCCGAGATGCAATCGACAATGCAGCTGGCGCGCTCGGTGGCTTGCGTCTCCCGCTTGAGAATCTCGAAGCGGCCCTGATTGAGGGCTTCGCTTTGGCTCGAGCGCGGGCCGGTCTCGAGTCGGTTGTTGGCGTTGGTGGCCCTCCCCCAGTAGGCACCGCGATCGAAGCGCACCTCGAGTTGATAGCCTCGAAACGGCTCGGCGTGCACGAGATCGTCGCTCATCGATCCTCCCGAGGCCCCCGACCTCGCGATCGCGATTGAGCCACCCAAGTACTCTATCCTACAACGACCCGCGTGCCGGCGCTGGCATCAAGCCCGGCGATTGGGTCACTACCCACCGCGGCGACCGGGCGGCGGTGCTGAGCTGCCGCGGCGGGTTGCTGTGGGTGCGCTATCCGGACACGCGAGGAACGGCCCAATTCGAGGCCAGCACCGTTCGGCTGGAGCAAGCCGGCGGCCTCGCTCGGGAGCTGCTGTTCGAGCTGGGGTTGGACGACCTGCTAGCTTGATGCCAACGAGCGCGCTCGCCCATGGCAGCCGTGACGGGCCAACTGGCTGCACTGGCCGCTGCCCTGTTGTGGGCAGTGGCCTCGCTCGCCTACGGGCGGCTGGGGCAGTCAGCATCGCCGCTGCAGCTCAACCTGCTCAAGGGCCTGGTCGCGATCGCGCTGCTGGGGCTGACCCTGCTGCTGGTGGGGCAGCCGCTCCCTGCAACCGGCCCGCTACCGCCTGCGCTGCTGGCACTCAGCGGCGTGCTGGGCATTGGCATTGGCGATACGGCCTTTTTTGCGGCCCTGGTGCGTTTGGGCGCGCGGCGGGCGTTGCTGCTGGAGACGCTAGCACCGCCGCTGGCGGCGCTGTTGGCCTGGGGCGCTCTGGGCGAAGCGCTGGCCGCTGCGGCCTGGGCGGGCATTGGCCTAACCGTGCTGGGGGTCGCTTGGGTCATTAGCGAGCGCACGCCCGCCGCTGCGATCGCACGCGAGCAGGCCAAGCAGGGGATTGGCTGGGGCCTCCTCGCTGCCGCGGCTCAGGCCGGCGGGGCCGTCCTCTCGCGCGCTGCACTGGCCGGCTCGGCCCTCAGCCCGCTTTGGGGTGCGCTGCTGCGGCTGAGCGCGGGAACGCTGCTGGTGGCAGGCCTGCTGGGGGCATGGCAATGGCGCCGCTCGGGGCGCGCCTCCTGGCCGCACTGGTCGCCGCGCTTCCTGGGCGCGATCACGCTAACGGCATCGGGCAGTACCTACCTGGGCATCTGGTTGCAGCAAACGGCTCTCAAGCTGGCCCCAGC
Above is a window of Cyanobacteria bacterium QS_8_64_29 DNA encoding:
- a CDS encoding bifunctional folylpolyglutamate synthase/dihydrofolate synthase, which gives rise to MAVARVDALLQSFQPFGVSLGLDRIERLLARLDDPQRAVPFVHVTGTNGKGSVCAYLSSVLAAAGYRVGRYTSPHLVDWSERICLNEQPIPHWGLALVLQRVRDAIPADAEPPTQFELLTAAAWLYFARQRVDVAVMEVGLGGRLDATNAAEQPLASAITTISREHSQQLGDTLAEIATEKAGILKPGRPVAIGPMPQPAQAAIAERASALGCPLWWVKPASELPPDREGKRWAFARGVTYPLPLPGQVQLTDSAIAVALVQCLQQQGYSVPLAAIETGMARARWSGRLQWVLWRGRPLLLDGAHNPTAARALRHYLDSLETAVAFVTGILATKDCDRLLQALLRPGDRAYFVPVPEERSSDPQRLASLAAQHCPELAACRAYPDLASALADAMAETPPTETVSVCGSLYLVGQFLGELAR
- a CDS encoding NAD-dependent dehydratase, which translates into the protein MKVLVLGGDGFCGWPTSLHLSRSGHEVIIADNLARRDIDNELEASSLTPIAPMGTRLQAWREVSGRAIDFHRLDVAEDYDQLLQLIQDERPDAIVHFAEQRAAPYSMKSSAHKRYTVSNNINATHNTLCAIAESGQDIHLVHLGTMGVYGYGTAGIKIPEGYLDVEIVTEDGDRVPQQILYPPNPGSVYHMTKTQDQLLFAYYNKNDNVRVTDLHQGIVWGTETEDTRRDPRLINRFDYDGDFGTVLNRFLMQAAVGYPLTVHGTGGQTRAFIHIQNTVRCIELALAYPPEHGERVKILNQMTETHCIRDLAQLVAQLTGAEIAYVDNPRKEALENDLSVENRRLLDLGLEPKTLAQDLLNEVTEVAGKYKHRADLSKIPCTSTWTPQQCAGVPEAAHQRQG
- a CDS encoding DUF4440 domain-containing protein, whose product is MARAAAQIAVLAAGLWLAGSALMPTVAAETDPAAPAARRATLEQAARAWERGDAAAFARAFAPQGELIVPGQRWVGPEAIRRAFEAFAQDNSDVRIRIRRLLLDGDAAAIEWDWSHRVRATGERYRAQDAILVDFQGAKIARWREYIDSESAS
- a CDS encoding sodium-independent anion transporter — its product is MADFPSPSTQERAPSRWVAAALSALDPQYLLPSLSAGLVTGIIAVIRAISYAALVFAGDLAVHLPVGIGLAIFGNIALSAVVALTGPFPGTITTPLAAPTAVLATLAGSIALHASEPAASPTVLVTVVAAIALGTLLSGLVLLALGVLRLGDRIQRIPYPVIGGFMAGTGWLLVTGSLQVMTGIQPSWEALPALLAPTVLPRWLLGVGFALVLLAVTARYKHFSVVPLSLLAFVAAFYAGLLGTGMPLEAARAQGWLLDLAFTGGVWQPLTPQALAAIDWGAVLQAWDGIASLVLICVLELVLTKNGIELAVGQDIDLDRTLSAVGLANVAAGLGSGMAGNQALPSTLLVAKMSASTRLTGLICALVSVAVLVVGATFLSVLPKPVLGALVLYLGLSLLIQWGYQTWFRLARAEYGVIVAMLVAIGVWGFLEGVALGFGLQVLIFLVAYSRQGAISGTSDGTTTQSSSTRSPAVQQWLQERGHRLHILHLRGYLFFGTANGLLVQFRSLATASEGQRPSLIVLDARRLEGTDATGVYNLARIRILAQQHGITLVYTALAPELEAQLRRGGAIAADDPTCRCFECFDGGLAWCEERLLSEASLSVAS
- a CDS encoding EamA family transporter: MLFQRAPAAGERSTTLALLLLIAALIAVAFAPIFIRLSETELGPNATVFNRLFLFALLFGVGRAVSQRLTGQGEPTALAAPSWRQGALLLGMGLVASASLVLWAISLAHTSVAKSMLLNNLTPIFTSLGGWLVLGQRFDSRFLAGMAIALSGATALALEDWEGGEGVLFGDACAFLSAVFLGIYFLLVELLRDRFSATTILLWRCAVGSVLLAPVVWLSEGQFFPTTLTAWLGALGLGLVSEGLGQRLLADSMDRFSASFIAVFLLLEPAISALLALLIFFEQPSPLAWVGFPVILSGVYLAKSSGATASHAEQVSAAEAPEGEYQQASK
- a CDS encoding EamA family transporter; translation: MAAVTGQLAALAAALLWAVASLAYGRLGQSASPLQLNLLKGLVAIALLGLTLLLVGQPLPATGPLPPALLALSGVLGIGIGDTAFFAALVRLGARRALLLETLAPPLAALLAWGALGEALAAAAWAGIGLTVLGVAWVISERTPAAAIAREQAKQGIGWGLLAAAAQAGGAVLSRAALAGSALSPLWGALLRLSAGTLLVAGLLGAWQWRRSGRASWPHWSPRFLGAITLTASGSTYLGIWLQQTALKLAPAGIAQTLGATSPLFVLPIAVSLGERVSGRAVLGALVAVGGIALLFGSR